A single Anopheles funestus chromosome 2RL, idAnoFuneDA-416_04, whole genome shotgun sequence DNA region contains:
- the LOC125764446 gene encoding uncharacterized protein LOC125764446, with protein sequence MRWGLVWQKRTRKALGNGHGMLVVCWCGSVQEFASSKRPIMCGFSVDALGIGLAKTHTKSIRKLSYFLVVCWHKSVQEFASSNRPIMGYFSAAALGIGLANTHTESIRKWAYFLVVCWCGSVQESASSKRPIMGYFSVDALGIGLEKTHTESIRKWAYFLVVCWCGSVQEFASSKRPIMCCFSVDALGIGLANTHTESIRKWAYFLVVCWHKSVQEFASSKRPIMGYFSAAALGIGLANTHMKSIRKWAYFLVVCWHKSVQEFASSKRPILGYFSAAALGIGLAKTHTQIRKNGRIFSWYAGMIRCRNLLAVSDR encoded by the exons atgcgttggggattggtctggcaaaaacgcacacggaaagcattaggaaatgggcatGGTATGCTCGtcgtatgctggtgtggatcggtgcaggaatttgctagcagtaagcgaccgataatgtgtggtttttccgtagatgcgctggggatcg gtctggcaaaaacgcacacgaaaagcattaggaaattgtcgtattttctcgtggtatgctggcataaatcggtgcaggaatttgctagcagtaaccGACcaataatgggatatttttcggcagctgcgttgggtattggtctggcaaatacgcacacggaaagcattaggaaatgggcgtattttctcgtggtatgctggtgtggatcggtgcaggaatctgctagcagtaagcgaccgataatgggttatttttcggtagatgcgttggggattggtctggaaaaaacgcacacagaaagcattaggaaatgggcgtattttctcgtggtatgctggtgtggatcggtgcaggaatttgctagcagtaagcgaccgataatgtgttgtttttccgtagatgcgttgggaatcggtctggcaaatacgcacacggaaagcattaggaaatgggcgtattttctcgtggtatgctggcataaatcggtgcaggaatttgctagcagtaagcgaccgataatgggatatttttcggcagctgcgttgggcattggtctggcaaatacgcacatgaaaagcattaggaaatgggcgtattttctcgtggtatgctggcataaatcggtgcaggaatttgctagcagtaagcgaccgatattgggttatttttcggcagctgcgttgggcattggtctggcaaaaacgcacacgcaaaTACGcaaaaatgggcgtattttctcgtggtatgctggtatgattcggtgcaggaatttgctagcagtaagcgaccgataa
- the LOC125764445 gene encoding uncharacterized protein LOC125764445 isoform X2: MGYFSAAALGIGLAKTHTESIRKWAYFLVVCWCGSVQEFASSKRPIMGYFSAAALGIGLANTHTESIRKWAYFLVVCWCGSVQEFASSKRPIMGYFSVDALGILLAKTHTESIRKWAYFLVVCWHGSMQEFASSKRPIMGYFSAAALGIGLANTHTESIRKWAYFLVVCCHKSVQEFASSKRPIMGYFSVDALGIGLAKTHTESIRKWAYFLVVCWHKSVQEFASSKRPIMGYFSAAALGIGLAKTHTESIRKWAYFLVVCWCGSVQEFASSKRPIMGYFSAAALGIGLANTHTESIRKLSYFLVVCWHDSVY; the protein is encoded by the coding sequence atgggttatttttcggcagctgcgttggggattggtctggcaaaaacgcacacggaaagcattaggaaatgggcgtattttctcgtggtatgctggtgtggatcggtgcaggaatttgctagtagtaagcgaccgataatgggatatttttcggcagctgcgttggggattggtctggcaaatacgcatacggaaagcattaggaaatgggcgtattttctcgtggtatgctggtgtggatcggtgcaggaatttgctagtagtaagcgaccgataatgggttatttttcggtagatgcgttaggcattttgctggcaaaaacgcacacggaaagcattaggaaatgggcgtattttctcgtggtatgctggcatggttcgatgcaggaatttgctagtagtaagcgaccgataatgggttatttttcggcagctgcgttggggattggtctggcaaatacgcatacggaaagcattaggaaatgggcgtattttctcgtggtatgctgtcataaatcggtgcaggaatttgctagtagtaagcgaccgataatgggatatttttcggtagatgcgttggggattggtctggcaaaaacgcacacggaaagcattaggaaatgggcgtattttctcgtggtatgctggcataaatcggtgcaggaatttgcaagtagtaagcgaccgataatgggttatttttcggcagctgcgttggggattggtctggcaaaaacgcacacggaaagcattaggaaatgggcgtattttctcgtggtatgctggtgtggatcggtgcaggaatttgctagtagtaagcgaccgataatgggttatttttcggcagctgcgttggggattggtctggcaaatacgcacacggaaagcattaggaaattgtcgtattttctcgtggtatgctggcatgattcggtgtattaa